The following are encoded in a window of Piliocolobus tephrosceles isolate RC106 unplaced genomic scaffold, ASM277652v3 unscaffolded_12497, whole genome shotgun sequence genomic DNA:
- the LOC111532966 gene encoding protein FAM122B isoform X1 yields MFTFSFQLLSSSPNRIPSSRLHQIKREEGLDVMNRETAHEREMQTAMQISQSWDESLSLSDSDFDKSEKLYSPKRIDFTPVSPAPSPTRGFGKMFVSSSGLPPSPVPSPRRFSSRRSQSPVKCIRPSVLGPLKRKGM; encoded by the exons atgtttactttttctttccagttgCTGTCATCCTCACCTAATCGTATTCCTAGTAGCAGACTGCATCAGATCAAAAGG GAAGAAGGCCTGGATGTGATGAACAGAGAAACTGCACATGAAAG ggaaatgcaaacggCAATGCAGATAAGCCAATCATGGGATGAGAGCTTGAGCCTG AGTGACAGTGATTTTGACAAGTCGGAGAAATTATATTCTCCTAAGAGAATTGACTTCACTCCAGTTTCTCCAGCACCTTCACCCACCAGGGGATTTGGAAAG ATGTTTGTGAGCAGCAGTGGGTTGCCACCAAGTCCAGTTCCCAGTCCAAGACGATTTTCAAG CAGGAGAAGTCAGAGTCCAGTCAAGTGCATTAGACCCAGTGTTCTCGGTCCTCTTAAAAGAAAAGGTATGTag
- the LOC111532966 gene encoding protein FAM122B isoform X2 has protein sequence MFTFSFQLLSSSPNRIPSSRLHQIKREEGLDVMNRETAHEREMQTAMQISQSWDESLSLSDSDFDKSEKLYSPKRIDFTPVSPAPSPTRGFGKMFVSSSGLPPSPVPSPRRFSRRSQSPVKCIRPSVLGPLKRKGM, from the exons atgtttactttttctttccagttgCTGTCATCCTCACCTAATCGTATTCCTAGTAGCAGACTGCATCAGATCAAAAGG GAAGAAGGCCTGGATGTGATGAACAGAGAAACTGCACATGAAAG ggaaatgcaaacggCAATGCAGATAAGCCAATCATGGGATGAGAGCTTGAGCCTG AGTGACAGTGATTTTGACAAGTCGGAGAAATTATATTCTCCTAAGAGAATTGACTTCACTCCAGTTTCTCCAGCACCTTCACCCACCAGGGGATTTGGAAAG ATGTTTGTGAGCAGCAGTGGGTTGCCACCAAGTCCAGTTCCCAGTCCAAGACGATTTTCAAG GAGAAGTCAGAGTCCAGTCAAGTGCATTAGACCCAGTGTTCTCGGTCCTCTTAAAAGAAAAGGTATGTag
- the LOC111532966 gene encoding protein FAM122B isoform X3, whose translation MNRETAHEREMQTAMQISQSWDESLSLSDSDFDKSEKLYSPKRIDFTPVSPAPSPTRGFGKMFVSSSGLPPSPVPSPRRFSSRRSQSPVKCIRPSVLGPLKRKGM comes from the exons ATGAACAGAGAAACTGCACATGAAAG ggaaatgcaaacggCAATGCAGATAAGCCAATCATGGGATGAGAGCTTGAGCCTG AGTGACAGTGATTTTGACAAGTCGGAGAAATTATATTCTCCTAAGAGAATTGACTTCACTCCAGTTTCTCCAGCACCTTCACCCACCAGGGGATTTGGAAAG ATGTTTGTGAGCAGCAGTGGGTTGCCACCAAGTCCAGTTCCCAGTCCAAGACGATTTTCAAG CAGGAGAAGTCAGAGTCCAGTCAAGTGCATTAGACCCAGTGTTCTCGGTCCTCTTAAAAGAAAAGGTATGTag